Proteins co-encoded in one Pleurodeles waltl isolate 20211129_DDA chromosome 1_2, aPleWal1.hap1.20221129, whole genome shotgun sequence genomic window:
- the FOXE1 gene encoding forkhead box protein E1 has translation MTAESQQSPCRAAAAGAILQQPGSLAMVVKVEKDVSPVVNGPGNNPESEEAPKGRRRKRPLQRGKPPYSYIALIAMAIANSQERRLTLGGIYKFITERFPFYRDNPKKWQNSIRHNLTLNDCFIKIPREPGRPGKGNYWALDPNAEDMFDSGSFLRRRKRFKRTDLTTYPAYIHDPGLFPPGAVARPPYGNPVYQNMTVSPTYSQPLAPHHSVYYPAPSPGYSTSHPRMFSINTLIGHPAGPETLQQPTKPMSPDRNSPSSCTFSGYQGQCGGNITSRPSNSIGYSYSNGHMPMNQGSYPQGSNPMFGAPGRLAMPSSPAVNSDPTDFYGRMSPGQYTSLTAYNSSNAQMSAANPYLRHTSYTSNMDRFVSAI, from the coding sequence ATGACAGCAGAAAGCCAGCAGTCTCCGTGTCGGGCTGCTGCTGCGGGTGCCATCTTACAACAGCCTGGAAGCCTGGCCATGGTAGTGAAGGTAGAGAAGGATGTCTCTCCGGTGGTGAATGGTCCAGGCAACAACCCCGAATCTGAGGAGGCCCCAAAAGGCAGGAGGAGGAAGAGACCTCTGCAGAGGGGCAAACCACCCTACAGCTACATCGCGCTCATCGCCATGGCCATTGCTAACTCCCAGGAGCGCCGGCTCACCCTTGGCGGCATCTACAAGTTCATCACTGAGCGCTTCCCCTTCTACAGGGACAACCCCAAGAAGTGGCAGAACTCCATTCGCCACAATCTCACCCTCAACGATTGCTTCATCAAGATTCCTCGTGAGCCTGGCCGCCCAGGCAAAGGCAACTATTGGGCATTGGATCCCAACGCTGAGGATATGTTCGACAGTGGCAGCTTCCTGAGGCGGAGGAAGAGATTCAAACGCACTGACCTCACCACCTATCCAGCTTACATACATGACCCTGGGCTCTTCCCACCTGGAGCAGTAGCCAGACCACCGTATGGAAATCCAGTGTATCAGAACATGACGGTGAGCCCAACCTATAGCCAGCCACTCGCCCCCCACCACTCAGTGTACTATCCAGCACCATCCCCGGGTTACAGCACAAGCCATCCTAGGATGTTCAGCATAAACACGCTGATAGGGCATCCAGCCGGTCCTGAGACCCTACAGCAACCCACTAAGCCCATGAGCCCAGACAGGAACTCCCCCAGCTCCTGCACCTTTAGTGGGTATCAAGGCCAATGTGGAGGCAACATTACAAGCAGACCATCCAACTCCATAGGCTACTCCTACTCCAATGGGCATATGCCAATGAACCAGGGATCATATCCTCAGGGCAGCAACCCAATGTTTGGGGCTCCTGGGCGGTTGGCCATGCCTAGCTCTCCCGCAGTGAACAGTGATCCCACGGACTTCTACGGGAGGATGTCCCCAGGTCAATACACCTCCTTGACAGCGTACAACAGCAGCAATGCCCAGATGAGTGCAGCCAACCCTTACCTCAGACACACCTCCTACACAAGCAACATGGACAGATTTGTGTCCGCCATTTGA